From the genome of bacterium, one region includes:
- a CDS encoding helical backbone metal receptor — protein sequence MKSDCSFAYFTCFALLLSGCRPAPLPPPSASTPRIISLAPSITEIVYALGGTNQLIGRSSACDYPPAAVSNVPVIGDFGVPSLERIVSLRPDQVLYTDVADPMMDSKMTRVGLHPVHIACERLTDIPPAIIHVGQLIHREPQAKALAASLISQIQTAREQATTFINRPRILVLIWHDPFYAAGSKSFVSDLIALAGGQNIGDEINRDYFQASSEWVLAHDPDIIFCFFMASSTPVSQTIIRQPGWSHIKAVRDGRVYDGFDNNVALRPGPRVMQGFEVIKNQIHAKQ from the coding sequence ATGAAAAGTGACTGCTCATTCGCGTATTTCACGTGTTTCGCATTACTGTTATCCGGCTGTAGACCTGCCCCACTGCCCCCACCTTCGGCCTCCACGCCCCGCATTATTTCTCTGGCCCCCAGTATTACCGAAATAGTTTATGCCCTGGGTGGAACTAACCAATTGATCGGACGGAGTTCAGCCTGCGATTATCCTCCTGCAGCCGTGAGCAATGTTCCGGTCATCGGTGACTTTGGTGTCCCTTCGCTGGAACGTATCGTATCGCTCCGGCCCGATCAGGTGCTCTATACAGATGTAGCTGACCCGATGATGGACAGTAAAATGACCCGTGTGGGGCTCCATCCCGTTCACATTGCATGTGAACGCCTTACAGATATTCCCCCTGCCATAATTCACGTTGGACAACTAATTCATAGGGAACCTCAAGCTAAAGCCCTTGCGGCTAGCCTCATCTCCCAAATTCAGACGGCCCGTGAACAGGCGACAACCTTCATAAATCGACCCCGCATTCTGGTGTTAATCTGGCATGACCCCTTTTATGCGGCCGGCAGTAAATCATTTGTCTCAGACCTTATCGCATTGGCAGGCGGCCAAAACATCGGTGACGAAATCAACAGGGACTATTTCCAAGCCTCATCCGAATGGGTGTTAGCTCATGATCCGGATATTATTTTTTGTTTTTTTATGGCGAGCAGTACTCCTGTCAGTCAAACCATCATCCGACAGCCCGGTTGGAGCCACATTAAAGCAGTCCGAGATGGACGGGTATATGACGGGTTTGATAACAATGTTGCCTTACGACCCGGCCCGCGCGTGATGCAGGGCTTTGAAGTAATTAAAAATCAAATTCATGCGAAACAGTAG
- a CDS encoding iron ABC transporter permease, which translates to MRNSRNFWLMMALTPFILTLCVMMGPSGIGMPDLNTDREILMLRLTRVLCGLIIGAALSCAGVVFQAILRNPLAEPYILGVSSGAGLGAAIAIVTGIAAAGAYVLPLCAFVMAVITLALVYALSRNGDSPSIYGLILSGVIVSAVCSSLLMFMVSVSSIEGMHSILWWMLGNLEVSSNNVLMLIGVVVVTGCFGLWAMSRELNALTLGHHMAHHLGIQVKVTIITALLLATLVASAAVGVAGLIGFVGLIVPHIMRNLVGADHRRLIPAAAIGGGVFLAACDALARTILAVEIPVGVITALLGGPFFLFLLKRRRTQSWLD; encoded by the coding sequence ATGCGAAACAGTAGAAATTTCTGGCTGATGATGGCATTGACCCCGTTTATTCTGACGCTCTGCGTCATGATGGGGCCTTCTGGCATTGGCATGCCGGATCTGAATACGGATCGCGAAATACTCATGCTCCGCTTGACGCGGGTGCTATGCGGGCTGATTATCGGGGCGGCGTTGTCCTGTGCCGGTGTTGTCTTTCAAGCCATTTTGCGCAATCCCCTGGCCGAGCCCTATATTCTGGGCGTCAGCAGCGGTGCAGGTCTGGGCGCGGCCATCGCCATTGTTACGGGCATAGCGGCAGCGGGAGCCTACGTCCTTCCCCTTTGCGCTTTTGTAATGGCCGTCATCACGCTGGCACTTGTTTATGCCTTGTCACGCAATGGGGATTCACCGTCCATCTACGGATTGATTCTGAGCGGAGTCATTGTCAGCGCCGTCTGCTCCAGTCTCCTGATGTTCATGGTCTCTGTATCGTCCATCGAGGGAATGCACAGCATTCTCTGGTGGATGCTGGGAAATCTGGAAGTCAGTTCCAATAACGTCCTGATGCTCATTGGAGTGGTTGTGGTTACCGGATGTTTTGGCCTATGGGCAATGTCTCGGGAACTGAATGCCCTCACTCTCGGCCACCACATGGCCCATCACCTCGGCATCCAGGTCAAGGTTACCATTATCACCGCCCTGCTTCTGGCTACCTTAGTGGCCTCGGCGGCCGTAGGGGTCGCCGGGCTGATCGGCTTCGTGGGTTTGATTGTCCCTCACATCATGCGAAACCTGGTGGGGGCCGATCACCGGCGCTTGATTCCCGCCGCCGCCATTGGCGGCGGGGTTTTTCTGGCCGCCTGCGATGCGCTGGCAAGAACCATCCTGGCCGTTGAAATCCCGGTAGGTGTCATCACCGCCCTGCTTGGGGGCCCTTTTTTTCTTTTCCTCCTGAAGCGACGCCGTACCCAGAGTTGGCTTGATTGA
- a CDS encoding ATP-binding cassette domain-containing protein, translating to MTTAIQLDHVTAKYREHPVLQDISLTINSGEMVGILGPNGAGKSTLFNIVSGLLTPATGTVKLFNADLRQMPPRERAKAIAVVPQELDIPVPYTVEEIVMMGRTVSMGRFAKPTSQDRQAVERAMVYTDVADIRHRHLNELSGGERQRAIVAMVLAQEPRIILMDEATSHLDINHRLEIMQLVERLNRESGVTVLMISHDLQMAAEFSRRLIVLQHGNIVADGIPSMVLTEETLRRVYNCDVRVSQDPQTGGLSILAAPRLPAAAAGKGIQIHAVAGGGCGEATLRRLALCGYTLSCGVVSQGDMDAEIGAVLGAKLALEKPFSPISREALQVAQDLAFKADALVLTPIPFGTGNLPNLELLESALTAGKPVFIASGIGNRDYTPTRQAEKWVQTLIDRGAKPYQDVAELLTLLPAKSG from the coding sequence ATGACGACTGCTATTCAACTTGATCATGTAACGGCTAAGTACCGGGAGCATCCGGTACTACAGGATATTTCGTTGACGATCAATTCAGGTGAAATGGTTGGAATTCTGGGCCCCAATGGAGCAGGTAAATCAACCTTATTTAATATTGTATCCGGTCTTTTGACACCTGCCACGGGAACGGTAAAGTTATTTAATGCGGATCTACGCCAGATGCCCCCCCGAGAGCGAGCCAAAGCCATTGCCGTGGTTCCACAGGAACTCGACATTCCTGTTCCCTATACAGTCGAGGAAATTGTCATGATGGGGCGTACGGTTTCAATGGGCCGGTTTGCAAAACCGACTTCACAGGATCGTCAAGCTGTCGAGCGGGCCATGGTTTATACCGATGTGGCAGATATCCGCCACCGCCACCTGAATGAGTTGAGCGGCGGAGAACGACAACGCGCCATTGTTGCGATGGTTCTGGCGCAGGAACCCCGTATCATTCTCATGGATGAAGCCACCTCTCATCTCGACATCAATCATCGGCTGGAAATCATGCAATTGGTTGAACGACTGAACCGTGAATCAGGGGTCACGGTGTTGATGATCAGCCATGATCTCCAAATGGCCGCTGAATTCAGCCGCCGTCTGATCGTGTTGCAGCATGGGAACATTGTGGCTGATGGCATTCCCAGCATGGTACTAACGGAAGAGACGCTGCGTCGGGTTTATAATTGTGATGTTCGCGTCAGTCAGGATCCCCAGACAGGAGGTCTTAGCATTCTGGCGGCCCCGCGTCTGCCTGCGGCCGCAGCAGGCAAAGGAATCCAGATCCACGCGGTGGCAGGAGGCGGTTGCGGGGAAGCCACCTTGCGCAGACTGGCCCTCTGCGGCTACACGCTGAGTTGCGGGGTGGTCAGTCAGGGTGACATGGATGCCGAGATTGGTGCTGTATTGGGTGCCAAACTGGCCTTGGAAAAACCCTTTTCCCCGATCAGTCGTGAAGCACTTCAAGTGGCGCAGGATCTGGCCTTTAAAGCCGATGCCTTGGTGTTAACCCCGATTCCATTTGGTACAGGGAATTTGCCTAATCTGGAATTGCTGGAGAGTGCGTTAACCGCAGGGAAACCGGTCTTTATTGCATCAGGCATTGGAAATCGGGATTACACCCCGACCCGTCAAGCCGAAAAATGGGTACAAACACTGATAGATCGCGGCGCAAAACCCTATCAAGATGTAGCCGAATTATTAACCCTGCTTCCCGCGAAGTCAGGTTGA